Genomic DNA from Paenibacillus donghaensis:
CCCGGAATTCCCGGCGCTTCTCCATCAGCATGCCCGCGAGATGTACAATGCCTGGCTGAACGAAGGAGATTTGTCCCGTTTTAGAACAAAAACCGTATTTTATTTGTTTATGCACGAGGTTTTGCGCCAATTGGATAACCCTTCTTTTGTGGCTGACAAACCGGATATCGTAGATCAGGCGATTCGGTACATGGAGAAGGCTGCCCGGCTTCTGCTGGAAACAGATGAAACGATTCAGCATATCGCCGAAAGCGGTTATCGGATGTTCCATCTAAGAGGCTCAAATCGTCCATATGGAATCATCCCGGCAGGTCGCCAGCCCCAATGTCCATTTGGCTGCCACGTTATCGCAGGATCTGGGCTTAACCTATGTAGCAGGGCTGGAGAATCAGGAGCAAAGCTATGTAACGTTATCCCTTGAAGTGCTGCCTGAGCTGAACCCGGATCATATCTTTATGACCGTTGGCAAATCAACCGTCAGCCAGGATGAAGATGCCGAGAAGCTGCTGGCCGAGATGCAGCAATCGGCGGTTTGGGGTAACCTGAAAGCTGTACAAGCGGGTAATTTGCACATCATGCCGCAATGGGTGTTCGGGGATTATCCCAACATAAAGAGCAAATCCCTTGATCTGGTGGAGGCTGCACTGATAAAACCGTAATCGCCCCAAGCTTCAAGCAGCCGATGATTGATCAGCTGGATGATGGACCTTGGAGCGGTGGCCGAGCAGCAAGCCGACCAGTGAAGCGAGCAATTGCTGGAACACCATGCCGAGTACGACGGGGACAGCAACCGGGGCGGGGAAGTAGGACACGGCCAGGACGGCGCCGGCGCTGATATTGCGCATGCCTCCATTGAAGATAAGGGCAACTTCATCTGCTTCATTCCAGCGTAAGACCCTTGCGGTGAGAAAGCACAGGGCATAGCCGGTGGAGGCCATGAGCACAATGACGGCGGCCAGGCCGATCAGATGCAGGTTGAGTTCAGCCAGATAAGGCGAAATAACAGACCCGTTGATCATAATAACGATCGCCATGAAGAGCTTGGCGACCGGATTCAGTCTCGGACTCCATACCGGAGCGACTGCGCCTTTGCTCCATTCATTGAGCACCATGCCCAGCAGAGAGGGCACGACAATCATCCAGAAGAGGCTGCTCATCATCGCCCCTGTGTCGAGCGCCACACTGGTTCCGAGCAGCAGCGACAGCACGCCCGGCACGACAAAAGGAGCCAGCAGGGTGTCGATCAGAATAATGGAGAGTGTAAGTGCGGTGTTGCCTTTATAGATACTGACCCAGATAAAGCTGCTTATTCCTGTAGGAATCACTGCTGCAAGCACAAGGCCGGTGATCGTGAATTCATCCGCGTGATAGAATACATTGCCCAGACCCAGGGCGACCAGCGGCATAGCCATATGCAGGATGAACAAACAGGCGAACAAGGGCAGAGGTTTCTTAAGCACGTTCACGAAATCTTTGAATCCAAGACTGATGCTGCCGGCAAACGTCATAAAGGCAAACAGCCAGGGGGACAGATAGGTGTAAGGGGAAAGACTGCTGCCGCAGAGCACTCCAGTCAGGATACTAAGCGGTGTGATCAGCGGCATCATCCGGTTGAGTACACGATTCACAGCAAGAAGCATGTCATGACATCCTTTTTCAATAAGTTCTTCCTATTATACACCTTTTGAAAAAGGATGGATGTTTAAAAATCCGCCGAAAAGCCTAAGCGTTATAGCCAAAGCCCAGTATGGTAAAACACTTGTCCCGATCTTCGGGCGCCATGCTGATTTCTATCTGATGCTCCCGGCTAACCTTATTTTGGTACAGAATAACCGGATTGCAATGGGTCCAGTTGTTCACGTGAGGATCAGCGGTAAGCAAGAGCTTGCCATCCACGTAAATATCCGCTTTGCCGAACTCGCTGCTGCCGGAATCTTTGTATACGAGGATGAGATTCTTGCTCGTTATAGTCAGCTTAAAAGGTTCTTCCCCTGACGCAGCCGAATGCATCCAATTGTGAGGGAATTGCGGAGTTCCGTAGGGATTGGCATCCATTTCTACCCGCTGCACTTCCGAATCGATCCCCGTGAATCCGCCCACTTCAATCCTGGCAGCGTCCATATGGGTTTGGCGATCCAGCAAATGGGTATCCGCAAAGTCATTCCCGATGACCGGCAGTTGATCCAGCAGGATATCATCGTCATTCATGAACGATTTATGGGTTTCAGAGAACAAGTAAGCGAGACAATCGGCCATTACCCGATGGCCATCATTCGTTGGATGATAGATATCATAGAAAAATTGTCGTTTCGAAATGATGTTCCCTTCAGTTTTGCCTAGCTTGAACTGCTCTGTCACCGCATCCTTGACACTGACCATGGGGAGATTATAACGCCGGCCTATGGGGGAGAGCCGCTCCTGCAGGTTCCAGTCATTCAGAAAAACGCTGAACAGGAGGATCACAGCTGGCCGGTTATCGGCGGAAAGGATTCTAAGACATAGGCTTTCAAAGCAATTGCCCTTGGTTTCATCGCCTTCGTCGTTAACCGCAAATTCCACCACTACGATATCCGGTGCCACCGAACCGTCTCTGAGAATATCCCTTTCATAACGGATCACCCCAAGTTCCGACGGCGTCCCGCCTACCCCGGCCTTCACAAAGTGGATATTATCTCCACCCTCCTTACCGAACCTTTCTTTAAATCTCAAATAGGATTGATAGGCATAACATTCCGTATGTATCGGCTTAGCTCCGGCTCCCTGCGTAATCGAACCCCCAATATAAGCGATCGTGACATCCTGGCCTCTTTCCGCCTTGTCAATGGCAGCCTTCAATCTTGTATTATTGCCAGCATGAAGCCATGATTGTGCAATGATGTCCTGGTATTCGCTCGTTCCAAATGGAACCGGTGTTTCAGTAATTAGCTCAGGTACAGAATAACCCTCATTCAAATAAAAAATAATACTCGCCGTTGCCAGGTCACCCTCGTGATTGAATTCAAAGGCAAATTTGCCGGGAACATCGTCATCTTCGGACCATTCGATATCCTCCAGCTTCAAAGTGACCTCTGTCCCGTCAGAGGGACAGGGCACAAACAGACGGGTACCCGTTTCATATTTGCTTGTTTTACCCCAGTTCTGCAGCAGAAAAGAGACAGGCTCTTCCTGATTCTTTATCGTTCTCACGGATATGCCGATACTGTGTACTAATTTGCGGAATCCCGCGCAGTTCCCCAAAAGCTCCAGTATAAGCTCATCTGTGACGCCGCCTATATACCTGGCCTTGTCGATCAGATAGTTGCCTTCCAGATAAACCTCCTGTGAAGGTCTGCCTTCAGCACGGGCTGTCGCCTCAATGGCTGTTTCGAACAATACAAAAAATCCACTTCTCCGTTCCACGGGGTCCTTGGGTGCTGTGGGACCTTCAGTTATGCCGCTTGTAGTCATTTGGTGATTTCCCTCCACTTGTACCATCCTCTCATTAATGTAAAGGTCTAACATTGTTGATATGGACACGCTTTCACATTAACACCAAATGTTTGGGCTGCCAACGCAATATTTAGTAATTACAAAAAGTTGCTAGTTTACTCATGGCAGCTGAAATCGCTTACAGATATAATATGCCTAGAAATATGAAAATGAGGACGACAAGGGGAGAATTTCATGATAACGAATCTTGGTTTGGATGCCGAACGGGACGGAGCATCGGGCACTTCAATAGAACAGCAGGCTGCTTCGGCTGTCAAGGAATTGAAGCTTGTGGATCAAGGGAAAGCGGCCAGGATTTACGTGGACCCCAAAGGGAAGGATTATAACGGTTTGCGCCGGGTAGCAGAGTCTTTTGCTTCAGATGTGAGATTGGTGACTGGAGAAACCCCTGAAATCTTAACAGACATGGGGCAATTGGAAGGAACCGTTGTAATCGCAGGTTCGATTGGCGGCAATGATCTTGTCGATACCTTAATTGCAGCGGGGAAAGTGGATGTATCCGCGATCCAAGGGAAAAGGGAATGCTACAAAATCCAGGTGGTTGAACAACCGGCAGCGGGAGTGGACAAGGCGCTCGTTATAGCAGGGACTGATAAACGGGGGACGATTTATGGGCTGTATTCGATTTCCGAAATGATCGGAGTTAGTCCATGGGTATATTGGGCTGACGTGGTCCCGGAGAAGAATCCGGCCTTGATTATTCCAGACAGCCAGTTGAACAGGATATCCAAAGAGCCGTCTGTTAAATACAGAGGTATCTTCCTGAATGATGACTGGCCGTCCTTGGGTTCTTGGGTCACCCATGCGTTTGGAGACTTCAATGAGGATTTCTATGAGAAGGTATTTGAGTTGATTCTTAGATTGAAGGGGAACTATTTATGGCCCGCTATGTGGAGTGCCGAATTCAGCCTGAACGGACGAAGCAGTCCGATCGCCAACGCCAAGCTTGCCGAAGAATACGGTATTGTTATGGGAACCTCCCATCACGAGCCGCTATTCCGTGCAGGCAGCGAATGGCAGAAGGTATATAAGCAATACGGGACAAGCAACTTATGGGATTTCGCCAAGAATAAAGAGGCCATCACAGCGTTCTGGGAAGACGGAATCAAACGCAATAAGAGCTTTGACAACCTGATCACCCTTGGGATGCGGGGGGAGAGCGATTCTGCCCTGGAAGGCTCTGACCGGGAGAATATTGAGCTGCTGAAGGATATTATCCGCATTCAGAAAGGATTGTTGAAGAAATATAAGCTTGAACATGCACCTCAAATCCTGGCCGTGTATAAGGAAGTAGAGAAATATTGGTACGGTACTGCCGAAGTGGAGGGATTGAAGGATTGGGAAGTCCTGGATGATGTTACAATTCTGCTGGCTGATGATAACTTTGGCAATCTGCGCAAAATCCCTGTGGAGCATGAACGTCACCGCAGCGCCGGGTGGGGGATGTATTACCATTTCGATTATCATGGCGGTCCTCATTCCTATGAATGGTTAAATACGAGCCCGCTGGAGAAGACCTGGGAGCAGATGTGCATGGCGTTCGATTACGGCATCCGTGAGGTATGGGTTGTTAATGTCGGGGATTTGAAGCCTATGGAACTGCCGATATCCTACTTTTTGGATTTGGCGTATGACTTCGATGCCTGGGGAACCGGAGCAATCAACCGGACTGCGGAATATACCAACCGGTGGGTGGAGCAGCAATTCGGACATGTCGTGGAACAAGAGACGAGTCGGGCAATCGCGCAGCTGTTAGCGGATTATACCCGGATGAACGGACGGCGCAAACCGGAAATTATCTATCCGTCAACCTTCAGCCCGCTTCATAACAATGAGGCGCAGAGAGTATTGAAGCAAGCAATTAATATCGAGAATGCTGCCGATAAATATGATGAGCTCATCCCGGAATCGCACCAAGATGCCTACTATCAGCTCGTGTATTACCCTGCTGCCGCCTCGGCCAATGTGGTCAAAATGCAAATCTATGCGGGGCTTAACAGCCTATACGCTAAGCGGGGCAGCGTATTGGCGAATACCTATGCTACGCTGACAAATGAGGCGATCCAGCGGGACAAGGATCTGGAGCAAATCTATAATACCGGAATCTCGGGGGGAAATGGAAGGGTATGATGAGTTCCCCTCATGTCGGCTATGTAAACTGGGATGCGGCAGGGTGGAAATATCCGGATGTGACTGCGGTGGTTCCTGCCAAGGGCTCTTTGCTGATAGTCGATGTGGAGGGGACGGAGACAGCCTATGTTTCGGGTACAGCCCGTTTACCGGTGTTTACAAATCTGCAGCAAGAGAACTATTGTATTACGATCAGCAATGGCGGAGAAGCGGGATTTGATTATCAAGCGAGCAGCAGCGTGGATTGGATCCAACTGGAGAAAACTCAGGGCTGGATTGAATCAGGGGAGACCCTTCAGGTGTCTGTAGATTGGGAGAAAGCAGATGGAACATCTACGGGTGAGATTTCGATTTCCGGTGCCGGAGGTACAGTTAAAGTGGAAGCAGCAGTAGAATGGACGGACATCCAGGATGTACCGCCGATGACATTCATCGAAACGCATCATGTCGTGTCCATTGAAGCGGAGCATACAGTAAGCCGTGTTGCGAAATCAGGGGTCGAGTGGAAGACTAT
This window encodes:
- a CDS encoding glycosyl hydrolase 115 family protein, whose product is MITNLGLDAERDGASGTSIEQQAASAVKELKLVDQGKAARIYVDPKGKDYNGLRRVAESFASDVRLVTGETPEILTDMGQLEGTVVIAGSIGGNDLVDTLIAAGKVDVSAIQGKRECYKIQVVEQPAAGVDKALVIAGTDKRGTIYGLYSISEMIGVSPWVYWADVVPEKNPALIIPDSQLNRISKEPSVKYRGIFLNDDWPSLGSWVTHAFGDFNEDFYEKVFELILRLKGNYLWPAMWSAEFSLNGRSSPIANAKLAEEYGIVMGTSHHEPLFRAGSEWQKVYKQYGTSNLWDFAKNKEAITAFWEDGIKRNKSFDNLITLGMRGESDSALEGSDRENIELLKDIIRIQKGLLKKYKLEHAPQILAVYKEVEKYWYGTAEVEGLKDWEVLDDVTILLADDNFGNLRKIPVEHERHRSAGWGMYYHFDYHGGPHSYEWLNTSPLEKTWEQMCMAFDYGIREVWVVNVGDLKPMELPISYFLDLAYDFDAWGTGAINRTAEYTNRWVEQQFGHVVEQETSRAIAQLLADYTRMNGRRKPEIIYPSTFSPLHNNEAQRVLKQAINIENAADKYDELIPESHQDAYYQLVYYPAAASANVVKMQIYAGLNSLYAKRGSVLANTYATLTNEAIQRDKDLEQIYNTGISGGNGRV
- a CDS encoding bile acid:sodium symporter family protein codes for the protein MLLAVNRVLNRMMPLITPLSILTGVLCGSSLSPYTYLSPWLFAFMTFAGSISLGFKDFVNVLKKPLPLFACLFILHMAMPLVALGLGNVFYHADEFTITGLVLAAVIPTGISSFIWVSIYKGNTALTLSIILIDTLLAPFVVPGVLSLLLGTSVALDTGAMMSSLFWMIVVPSLLGMVLNEWSKGAVAPVWSPRLNPVAKLFMAIVIMINGSVISPYLAELNLHLIGLAAVIVLMASTGYALCFLTARVLRWNEADEVALIFNGGMRNISAGAVLAVSYFPAPVAVPVVLGMVFQQLLASLVGLLLGHRSKVHHPADQSSAA
- a CDS encoding SGNH/GDSL hydrolase family protein, coding for MTTSGITEGPTAPKDPVERRSGFFVLFETAIEATARAEGRPSQEVYLEGNYLIDKARYIGGVTDELILELLGNCAGFRKLVHSIGISVRTIKNQEEPVSFLLQNWGKTSKYETGTRLFVPCPSDGTEVTLKLEDIEWSEDDDVPGKFAFEFNHEGDLATASIIFYLNEGYSVPELITETPVPFGTSEYQDIIAQSWLHAGNNTRLKAAIDKAERGQDVTIAYIGGSITQGAGAKPIHTECYAYQSYLRFKERFGKEGGDNIHFVKAGVGGTPSELGVIRYERDILRDGSVAPDIVVVEFAVNDEGDETKGNCFESLCLRILSADNRPAVILLFSVFLNDWNLQERLSPIGRRYNLPMVSVKDAVTEQFKLGKTEGNIISKRQFFYDIYHPTNDGHRVMADCLAYLFSETHKSFMNDDDILLDQLPVIGNDFADTHLLDRQTHMDAARIEVGGFTGIDSEVQRVEMDANPYGTPQFPHNWMHSAASGEEPFKLTITSKNLILVYKDSGSSEFGKADIYVDGKLLLTADPHVNNWTHCNPVILYQNKVSREHQIEISMAPEDRDKCFTILGFGYNA
- a CDS encoding ABC transporter substrate-binding protein; amino-acid sequence: MESSRQVASPNVHLAATLSQDLGLTYVAGLENQEQSYVTLSLEVLPELNPDHIFMTVGKSTVSQDEDAEKLLAEMQQSAVWGNLKAVQAGNLHIMPQWVFGDYPNIKSKSLDLVEAALIKP